Genomic DNA from Pseudomonadota bacterium:
TACAAAGACTCTTCTGCTGCACCTAGTTCCTGTTAATAATTGAAGCCATATAACCTGCTCCAAAACCATTGTCTATATTTACTACAGCTATGTTTGAGCTACAGCTGTTAAGCATGGCAAAAAGTGCTGTAAGACCACCCATGCTGACCCCATAGCCCACACTTGTTGGAACGGCTATTACGGGGCGGCTTACCATACCTGCAACAACACTGGGAAGTGCTCCTTCCATACCTGCGACAACGATCAAAACAGAAGCATCACGAATCATCTTGCTGTGATCAAATAGCCTGTGAATGCCGGCAACTCCTACATCAAAAACAGATTCCACTTCATTTCCCATTGTTTGAGCAGTAATATATGCTTCTTTAGCAACAGGGATATCTGATGTTCCTGCAGAAATCACAAGTATTTTTCCGCGTCCTTTATTCTCTGCTTTTTTTTGTTTTTTCCAGACAATCATTTTTGCATCATCATGATAAACAGCTTCGGTAAATTTTGAAAGTACCGCGTCAGCTTTATCTTGAGCAATGCGTGTTACCAGGATATTTTCTTCCTGTAATGCCATTTTTTCCATAATGCCGGTAATTTGATTGGCAGTTTTTCCTTCACCGAATATTACTTCCGGAAACCCTTTGCGAAGCGACCTGTTATGATCTATGTGAGCATAACCTATGTCTTCTATATTAAAGTTTGTGAGTTCTTTTAAAGCATTTTCAACAGAAGTTTTACCATTAGAAACACTTGAAAGAATTTTTATTAAAGATTTTTCATTCATGTTTGAAAATATTTACAGATCCTGTTCGATGATTTTACCGGATACCAAAGACGGTTTTTTAACTGCTGGTTTATTAGATGAATCATCAGGTTTTGAAGGTAATGCTTGAGTTGGAGATTTATTTACAGCTTTTTGTTCAATATCATATAGCTGTCTTTTTATGGTATTTATTTTTTGTTCAATATTTTTTTCCAAGTTGCTTAATTCGTACTGAAAACGTTTTTTTTCTTTTATTATTGCCAGTTCAATTTCTTCTTTGCCTGCTTTTGAGTTTATTTTTTCAGAAACAGAAGCACTTATTGATGTACGAAATTTTGCAAAATCATTTTCTATTGCATTTAATTTTTCATTTATACTTGATATCTTTAAGGATAAATCATTATCTGTTTTTTGCATTTTACTCGTAACCGCAGATATGTCTTTTTGTGCCGTGTTTATTTGTTGGCTTATCTGTGCAATAGAATTAGTTAATTTTGATT
This window encodes:
- the larB gene encoding nickel pincer cofactor biosynthesis protein LarB; its protein translation is MNEKSLIKILSSVSNGKTSVENALKELTNFNIEDIGYAHIDHNRSLRKGFPEVIFGEGKTANQITGIMEKMALQEENILVTRIAQDKADAVLSKFTEAVYHDDAKMIVWKKQKKAENKGRGKILVISAGTSDIPVAKEAYITAQTMGNEVESVFDVGVAGIHRLFDHSKMIRDASVLIVVAGMEGALPSVVAGMVSRPVIAVPTSVGYGVSMGGLTALFAMLNSCSSNIAVVNIDNGFGAGYMASIINRN